The genomic window GGGCTAGCTGATGGCAAAAGTTTTGTTGCAGGGTTTGACCGCCCAAACATCCATTATTCCATCGTTGAGAAAAACAACCCACGCCAGCAATTGTTGAATTTTATTCGTAATAACCACGCAGGCGAAAGCGGTATTGTTTATTGTCTGTCGCGCAAGTTATCGAACGATACTGCTGCGTGGCTGTGCGAGCAAGGGATCTATGCATTGCCTTATCATGCAGGGATGGATGCCGAACAGCGGGCAGAAAACCAAAATCGATTTTTACGCGAAGAAGGCGTGGTAATGGTGGCCACCATTGCCTTTGGCATGGGTATAGATAAGCCCGATGTGCGTTTTGTGGCGCATCTTACCATACCCAAAAATATCGAAGCTTATTATCAGGAAACAGGTCGTGCTGGTCGCGATGGTTTGCCTTCAAATGCGCTAATGATTTATGGCATGGCCGATGCCGCAATGCAACGCAGCTTTATTACAGAATCTAGTGCCGCAGAAGAACAAAAACGCATTGAGAACTATAAGCTTAATGCATTGCTTGGGCTATGTGAAACGGCACGTTGCCGCCGGCTTGTGCTGCTGGAGTATTTCGGCGATGAAGGAGTAGCTTGTAATAATTGCGATACCTGCCAAACCCCGCCCGAAGTATTTGATGGTACCGTGGCCGCGCAAAAAGCGATCTCTTGCGTAATTCGCACCGAGCAGCGTTTTGGCGTGGCCTATTTAATCGATGTATTACTGGGTAATATGACTGATCGCATAAAGCAGTTTTCGCATGATGCAGTAAGCACATTTGGCATTGGTCAAGAATTCAGCAAAACCGAATGGCAAAGTATTTTCAGGCAATTAGTTGCACAAAATTTACTGTTGGTAGACATGACGCAATATGGCGGCCTACGTGTAACCGATAGCGGCTGGCAATTTCTGCGCGAGAAGCAAACGGTGCATTTACGTAAATACAGCGGGTCTACCGATGCGTTGATTCGTAAATCGCAATCTACGCGCAAAGCCATTAGCTTTCCCCGCGAGCAAGATGCGGTGTTGTTCGATGCTCTCAAAGCCAGGCGTATGGAGCTGGCAAAGCAGCAAAACGTACCACCTTATGTGATTTTTCACGATAAAGTGCTGCGTGAAATGGCGTTGCATAAACCCCATAATGCTACCGAAATGGAATATATCAGTGGCGTTGGTGGCAAGAAAATGGAGCGCTATGGCGAAGATTTTTTACAGGTAATTGCAAAGCATGACGTGGCTTCCGTCTGATATATATACTCACCCCGCCAATGCCGCTGAGGCAATTGCCCAGCAAAATGCATTGCGCGAAAAACTGCGGATAGAAGATGACTTTT from Alphaproteobacteria bacterium includes these protein-coding regions:
- the recQ gene encoding DNA helicase RecQ, which codes for MQTSLDLLKEIYGYDSFRGEQAEIIAHVNDGKHAFVLMPTGGGKSLCYQIPSVQRDGVGIIVSPLIALMHDQVEALRQLGVRAAAINSNMSEEHIEATKYAIRNNEVDMVYVAPERLLTPDFLTLLDESPIALFAIDEAHCVSQWGHDFRPHYTQLTALVKRFPDVPRIALTATADAPTRKDIIDLLGLADGKSFVAGFDRPNIHYSIVEKNNPRQQLLNFIRNNHAGESGIVYCLSRKLSNDTAAWLCEQGIYALPYHAGMDAEQRAENQNRFLREEGVVMVATIAFGMGIDKPDVRFVAHLTIPKNIEAYYQETGRAGRDGLPSNALMIYGMADAAMQRSFITESSAAEEQKRIENYKLNALLGLCETARCRRLVLLEYFGDEGVACNNCDTCQTPPEVFDGTVAAQKAISCVIRTEQRFGVAYLIDVLLGNMTDRIKQFSHDAVSTFGIGQEFSKTEWQSIFRQLVAQNLLLVDMTQYGGLRVTDSGWQFLREKQTVHLRKYSGSTDALIRKSQSTRKAISFPREQDAVLFDALKARRMELAKQQNVPPYVIFHDKVLREMALHKPHNATEMEYISGVGGKKMERYGEDFLQVIAKHDVASV